The Cylindrospermopsis curvispora GIHE-G1 genome contains a region encoding:
- a CDS encoding PfaB family protein, giving the protein MNMPVNNTTKMAIVGMDAFFGECDGLDAFESSIYDGKQHFITLPQTRWLGINEHQELLQQYGLETGTPPQGAYIQDFEIDTLSQKIPPNEVTKINPQHTLLLKVCDRALKDSNIQPNSNVAVIIAAETELSVHQLEQRWNLSWQIKDGVNGAEIPLSPEKISQLETIVQDSIHHPVEIAEYISYVGNTMASRVSSLWNFSGPSFTISAVETATFKALELAEMLLATEEVTAVVVGAVDLAGGVENVLLRSQFGKINTGVNTLSFDQNANGWNVGEGAGAVVLQRQDTALKNKQRIYAVIEALSIGQSPSMAIDSRTISNVCKKAFKQAGIKPEEVNYLEVSGSGIPEEDTAEIEGILAAYPSVGNGLHCALGSIKANIGHTFVASGIASLIKTALSLYYKYIPGTPKWSGVKTPQMWEGSPFYVATESRPWFLQKEVKCRISAINSMGCDGSFSHILLSEETQQEPRPSKYLESRPYHLFPISGDSETSLITALNNLEKTLEDGECLSKVASETFSSFQKKSSANYTLSITGRNQKEVLKEINSAKKGITDAFINKKDWATPIGSYFTPKPLGKNGEVAFVYPAAVNTYVGIGRTLFRLFPKAFDDTVIKTLYRRAADVEKLVFPRSLRKLEIRELENLEKKLLDDSLAMLEAEILFTRFITNILTEDFQITPKYMFGYSLGETSMMVAQGIWSDCYKASNTFNSSSLFGDRLSGPKNAVREYWGIDKNSSEHDKLWANYVLITTADQVREVLKTENRVYLTQINTSQEVLIAGEPLACERVINKLGCNAFLAPFDHVIHAPTMESEYPELYRIHNLPAQAIPGIICYSAAEYQPIALESETIAHSIAKGLCQQLDFPRLVNRVYEDGAKVFIEAGAGGICSRWIDKILDKREHITISLNRRGIDDHTSLVKALAKLISHGVKLDLSPLYDLSLDTKKTNKSALKKITLGGKSITDQILQTDHRQLFSKYNQQDLQLLTKDLDVKIINSLQPAYQIPPREIYGKPEKNSVKTIIDDHLNHEEQLNFSQLPCKETPKVTSKQVNHIIPMNDLKIAQYEKFTSNNTKLIKAHSDFLEARKDFSQQMSEIIKMQLACAEKLLIDQ; this is encoded by the coding sequence ATGAATATGCCAGTAAATAACACTACAAAAATGGCAATTGTGGGCATGGATGCCTTTTTTGGTGAATGTGATGGATTGGATGCCTTTGAAAGTAGTATTTATGATGGAAAACAACATTTTATTACTCTACCACAAACTAGATGGTTGGGAATTAATGAACACCAAGAATTACTGCAACAATATGGTTTAGAAACCGGAACACCACCTCAAGGCGCATACATTCAAGATTTTGAAATTGACACATTATCCCAGAAAATTCCTCCCAATGAGGTGACTAAAATTAACCCCCAACACACCTTATTATTAAAGGTGTGCGATCGCGCATTAAAAGATAGTAATATACAGCCTAATAGTAATGTTGCTGTAATTATCGCTGCGGAAACAGAATTATCAGTCCACCAACTAGAACAAAGATGGAATTTATCTTGGCAAATTAAAGATGGGGTAAATGGAGCTGAAATTCCCCTGAGTCCAGAAAAAATCTCCCAGTTAGAAACTATAGTCCAAGATAGTATTCACCATCCAGTTGAGATTGCAGAGTATATCAGTTATGTGGGTAACACCATGGCCAGTCGGGTTTCTTCCCTATGGAATTTCTCTGGACCATCTTTTACCATTAGTGCGGTAGAAACTGCTACTTTTAAGGCTTTAGAATTAGCGGAAATGCTATTAGCTACTGAGGAAGTGACAGCAGTGGTTGTAGGTGCAGTTGACCTAGCTGGTGGGGTAGAAAATGTCCTCTTGAGAAGTCAATTTGGCAAAATAAATACGGGTGTAAATACCCTAAGTTTTGATCAAAATGCTAATGGTTGGAATGTGGGGGAAGGTGCAGGTGCAGTAGTTTTGCAAAGACAGGATACGGCATTAAAAAATAAACAACGTATTTATGCAGTAATTGAAGCTTTAAGCATTGGACAGTCCCCTTCCATGGCCATAGATAGCAGGACTATTAGCAATGTTTGTAAGAAAGCATTTAAACAAGCTGGAATTAAACCTGAAGAAGTTAACTACTTAGAGGTTTCCGGTAGTGGAATACCGGAGGAAGACACAGCAGAAATTGAGGGAATATTAGCAGCTTATCCTTCTGTTGGTAATGGTCTACACTGTGCCCTAGGTAGCATCAAAGCAAACATAGGTCATACCTTTGTTGCTTCCGGTATTGCTAGTTTGATTAAAACTGCTTTAAGTTTATATTATAAATATATACCTGGAACTCCCAAATGGTCAGGTGTGAAAACCCCTCAGATGTGGGAAGGTAGTCCCTTCTATGTTGCGACAGAATCCCGACCTTGGTTCTTACAAAAAGAAGTAAAATGTCGAATTTCTGCCATTAATAGTATGGGTTGTGACGGTTCCTTTTCTCATATTTTGCTGTCAGAAGAAACCCAACAGGAACCACGTCCTAGTAAATATTTAGAATCCCGACCCTATCATCTCTTTCCTATTTCTGGAGACAGTGAAACCAGTCTAATTACGGCCTTAAATAACCTAGAAAAAACCCTTGAGGATGGCGAGTGCTTGTCAAAAGTAGCTAGTGAAACATTTAGCAGTTTTCAAAAAAAATCTTCTGCCAATTATACCCTATCCATCACCGGACGCAACCAAAAAGAAGTACTCAAAGAAATCAACTCTGCCAAAAAAGGTATAACAGACGCCTTCATAAATAAAAAAGATTGGGCCACACCAATAGGTAGTTACTTCACACCTAAACCCTTGGGAAAAAATGGTGAAGTTGCCTTTGTTTACCCTGCTGCTGTCAACACTTATGTAGGAATTGGTAGAACCTTATTTCGATTATTTCCTAAAGCCTTCGATGACACAGTTATCAAAACTCTATACCGACGAGCAGCGGATGTTGAGAAACTAGTGTTTCCTAGAAGTTTGAGGAAACTGGAAATTAGGGAATTAGAAAACCTAGAAAAGAAATTGCTGGATGATTCCCTCGCAATGTTGGAAGCAGAAATTCTGTTTACCAGATTTATCACCAACATTCTCACAGAAGATTTTCAAATCACACCCAAATATATGTTTGGTTATAGCTTAGGGGAAACCAGTATGATGGTTGCCCAGGGGATTTGGAGTGATTGCTATAAAGCAAGTAATACCTTCAACTCATCATCATTATTTGGCGATAGACTATCAGGACCGAAAAATGCAGTGCGAGAGTATTGGGGAATAGACAAAAACTCTTCAGAGCATGACAAATTATGGGCTAATTATGTTTTAATTACTACAGCTGATCAAGTCAGGGAAGTTTTAAAAACAGAAAATCGGGTTTACCTCACTCAAATTAATACCTCGCAAGAAGTATTAATAGCTGGTGAACCTTTAGCTTGTGAAAGAGTGATTAATAAACTGGGTTGTAACGCCTTTTTAGCACCATTTGATCATGTGATTCATGCGCCGACTATGGAATCAGAATACCCAGAGCTATATCGAATCCATAACTTACCAGCTCAGGCAATTCCTGGGATTATCTGTTACTCAGCAGCAGAATATCAACCCATAGCACTAGAGAGCGAAACTATTGCTCACAGTATTGCCAAAGGATTATGTCAACAACTAGATTTTCCTCGCTTGGTAAATCGAGTTTATGAAGATGGAGCAAAAGTATTTATCGAAGCTGGAGCTGGTGGTATTTGTTCACGGTGGATAGATAAAATATTAGACAAACGGGAACATATTACCATATCTTTAAACCGCCGTGGGATAGATGATCACACATCCTTAGTTAAAGCCTTGGCAAAACTGATTAGTCATGGAGTTAAATTAGATCTTTCTCCCCTATATGATCTTTCTTTAGATACTAAAAAAACCAACAAATCAGCACTCAAGAAAATTACCCTGGGTGGCAAATCCATTACCGATCAAATTTTACAGACAGATCATCGTCAACTGTTCTCAAAATATAATCAGCAAGATCTACAACTCCTTACCAAGGACTTGGATGTTAAGATCATCAACTCTCTTCAACCAGCATACCAAATACCCCCCCGGGAAATTTATGGTAAACCGGAAAAAAATTCTGTGAAAACTATCATAGATGACCATTTAAATCATGAAGAGCAACTAAACTTTTCACAACTACCTTGCAAAGAAACCCCCAAAGTAACCTCCAAACAAGTGAACCATATAATTCCCATGAATGATTTAAAGATAGCCCAGTATGAAAAATTCACAAGTAACAACACCAAATTGATAAAAGCACACAGTGATTTTCTAGAAGCTAGAAAAGATTTCAGCCAGCAAATGAGCGAAATAATTAAAATGCAATTAGCTTGTGCTGAAAAATTGTTGATAGATCAATAA
- a CDS encoding PfaD family polyunsaturated fatty acid/polyketide biosynthesis protein yields the protein MTTFNTVLNKPNNGLAFLKTAPHHTYSWKGSTDCVEFEQNAIKQKLLTLEKPCHILKVAGEIGVSNDGYITSNYNIPSEPNQLLVSLPPLTVEQFGDPTFLKIHNVKCAYMTGAMAGGIASEEMIIALGKQRLLGSFGSGGLSPERLEIAIQKIQAALPNGPYCFNLIHSPNEPKIERQAVELYLKYAVHTVEASAFLDLTPNIVYYRIAGLSLDANHQIQIKNKVIAKISRREVATKFMQPPPERMIKELLAQNLITELQAHLASKVPMADDITVEADSGGHTDNRPLVCLLPSIISLRDEIQAKYNYDRIIRIGVAGGIGTPESALAAFVMGAGYIVTGSINQSCVESGACEYTKKLLSQAEMADVMMAPAADMFEMGVKLQVLKRGTMFPMRAQKLYELYRNYESIEDIPLAEREKLEKQIFRKSIAEVWEGTAAYLSQKNPEKLGKAVNNSKLKMALIFRWYLGLSSRWSSSGEKGRETDYQIWCGPAMGSFNDWVKATYLAEPQNRHVVDIAHHIMLGTAFLYRIQSLKFQGLQLSSFYGQYQPVHPILEMKK from the coding sequence GTGACAACATTTAATACGGTACTGAACAAACCAAACAACGGATTAGCATTTTTAAAAACTGCTCCCCATCATACCTACAGCTGGAAGGGTTCAACAGACTGCGTTGAATTTGAGCAAAATGCCATCAAGCAAAAATTACTAACCCTAGAAAAACCCTGCCATATTCTTAAAGTAGCAGGTGAAATAGGTGTTAGTAATGATGGCTATATAACCTCAAATTATAATATTCCATCGGAACCCAACCAGCTATTAGTATCATTACCACCATTAACAGTAGAACAATTTGGTGATCCCACCTTTTTGAAAATCCACAATGTTAAATGTGCCTATATGACAGGTGCTATGGCGGGGGGAATAGCATCAGAAGAAATGATAATTGCTTTAGGCAAACAAAGACTTTTGGGTTCCTTTGGTTCGGGCGGACTGTCACCAGAAAGACTAGAAATAGCTATTCAAAAAATACAAGCTGCTCTACCTAACGGTCCCTATTGTTTCAACCTAATTCATAGTCCCAATGAACCAAAAATAGAAAGACAGGCTGTAGAATTATACTTAAAATATGCAGTTCACACGGTTGAAGCCTCGGCATTTTTAGACCTAACTCCCAATATTGTTTATTATCGAATTGCTGGTTTAAGTTTAGATGCTAATCACCAAATTCAAATCAAAAATAAAGTAATTGCCAAAATTTCTCGCCGGGAAGTTGCCACCAAATTTATGCAACCACCCCCTGAAAGAATGATCAAGGAATTACTAGCACAAAATCTAATTACGGAACTACAAGCTCACTTAGCAAGTAAAGTTCCTATGGCTGATGATATTACTGTGGAAGCAGACTCTGGAGGTCATACAGATAATCGTCCTCTGGTATGTCTACTCCCTTCTATTATTAGTTTAAGGGATGAAATTCAAGCTAAATATAATTATGATAGAATAATTAGAATTGGGGTAGCTGGGGGAATTGGTACGCCGGAATCAGCATTGGCAGCTTTTGTCATGGGAGCTGGATATATTGTTACTGGTTCTATTAATCAATCCTGTGTTGAATCGGGGGCTTGTGAATACACAAAAAAATTATTATCTCAAGCAGAAATGGCGGATGTAATGATGGCCCCTGCTGCGGACATGTTTGAAATGGGAGTCAAATTACAGGTCTTAAAACGAGGAACAATGTTTCCCATGCGGGCACAAAAATTGTATGAGTTGTACCGCAATTATGAATCTATTGAAGATATTCCTTTGGCGGAAAGGGAGAAATTAGAAAAACAAATCTTCCGTAAAAGTATTGCTGAAGTTTGGGAGGGAACCGCCGCCTATTTGTCTCAAAAAAATCCCGAAAAATTGGGCAAGGCTGTCAATAATTCTAAGTTAAAAATGGCATTGATTTTCCGCTGGTATCTGGGTTTATCTTCCCGATGGTCTAGTAGTGGAGAGAAGGGAAGAGAAACAGATTATCAAATTTGGTGTGGTCCAGCTATGGGTAGTTTTAATGACTGGGTAAAAGCTACCTATTTAGCTGAACCTCAAAACCGCCATGTGGTAGATATTGCTCATCACATTATGCTAGGAACTGCCTTTTTATATCGAATTCAGTCCCTTAAATTTCAAGGTTTACAGCTTTCTAGTTTTTACGGTCAATATCAACCTGTTCACCCTATATTGGAGATGAAAAAATGA
- a CDS encoding thioester reductase domain-containing protein has translation MSLTNMLTTYGSEEIQSFMVHNLAELLGKTPAEIDVDEHLENYGLDSAQAMVIISKLEDLLGFKPSPVLLWHYPTIATLAQRLSEEKAGGSQADNQGNNVNIPIPFLDLGAEAVLDSTIQPVGSYMGSLANPKNIFITGATGYLGAFIIKELLAETQANIYCLVRAKNVNEAQDKLIHNLQQYGIWEDQYLKRLVPVLGDLSLPLLGITKEEFDQLSANIDTIYHSGALLNYVYPYSALKSANVLGTQEVLRLACQTKVKPVHYVSSVAVFESSVYAGKVVSEQDSFDDWQGIFLGYSQTKWVAEKLVKIARDRGLPVTIYRPPLIAGDSKTGICNTHDFINLMIKGCLQMGCFPDVDYMLDMSPVDYVSKAVVYLSREETCIGKAFHLQHPQPASLKSLVEWIRTFGFKLEMISYEEWQNKLANITDQENPLYTLKPFLLERWSKEKITIPDLYLQSRRPVISCQETLAALKGSSIICPQIDSQLLITYTSYLMQTGFLSLI, from the coding sequence ATGAGTTTAACAAACATGCTAACTACCTATGGTTCAGAGGAAATTCAATCTTTTATGGTGCATAACTTGGCAGAGTTGCTAGGAAAAACACCTGCAGAAATTGATGTGGATGAACATTTGGAAAATTATGGTTTAGATTCTGCTCAAGCCATGGTTATAATTAGTAAGTTGGAAGATTTACTTGGTTTTAAACCGTCTCCAGTCTTATTATGGCACTACCCAACTATCGCCACACTGGCTCAACGTTTATCAGAAGAAAAAGCTGGAGGTTCTCAAGCAGATAATCAGGGGAATAATGTGAATATTCCCATCCCATTTTTGGACCTAGGTGCGGAAGCAGTTCTGGACTCTACCATTCAACCAGTGGGTAGTTATATGGGTTCTCTCGCTAATCCGAAAAATATCTTTATAACGGGAGCAACTGGTTATTTAGGAGCTTTTATTATTAAGGAATTATTAGCAGAAACCCAAGCCAATATTTACTGTTTGGTACGGGCTAAGAATGTGAATGAAGCACAAGATAAACTCATCCATAATCTCCAACAATATGGAATTTGGGAGGATCAGTACCTTAAGCGACTTGTCCCAGTTCTTGGTGATTTATCTCTACCACTTTTAGGAATTACCAAGGAAGAGTTTGACCAGTTAAGTGCTAACATAGATACTATTTATCACAGTGGGGCATTACTAAATTATGTCTATCCCTACTCTGCTTTAAAGTCAGCAAATGTTTTAGGGACTCAGGAAGTGCTAAGACTGGCTTGTCAAACTAAAGTTAAACCTGTACACTATGTTTCCAGCGTCGCTGTATTTGAATCAAGTGTATATGCAGGTAAAGTAGTAAGTGAACAAGATAGCTTTGACGATTGGCAAGGTATTTTCTTGGGTTATTCTCAAACAAAATGGGTAGCAGAAAAACTAGTCAAAATTGCCCGCGATCGCGGACTACCAGTAACGATTTATAGACCACCCTTAATTGCTGGGGATAGTAAGACAGGGATTTGTAACACCCACGATTTCATCAACCTAATGATTAAAGGTTGTTTACAGATGGGATGTTTTCCAGATGTGGACTATATGTTAGACATGTCTCCTGTAGACTATGTAAGCAAAGCTGTTGTTTACCTATCAAGAGAAGAAACATGTATTGGTAAGGCTTTCCATTTACAGCATCCCCAACCTGCTTCTTTAAAATCTTTAGTGGAATGGATACGCACCTTTGGCTTTAAGCTAGAAATGATTAGTTATGAAGAGTGGCAGAACAAACTAGCTAACATAACAGATCAAGAAAATCCACTCTATACTCTTAAACCGTTTTTATTAGAGCGGTGGTCTAAAGAGAAAATTACCATTCCTGATTTGTATTTGCAGTCAAGAAGACCAGTAATTAGTTGTCAGGAAACCCTAGCTGCACTAAAGGGAAGCTCAATTATTTGTCCTCAAATCGATTCTCAATTGTTGATAACTTATACCTCCTATTTAATGCAAACCGGTTTCTTGAGTCTTATTTAA
- the rpsO gene encoding 30S ribosomal protein S15, translated as MALTQLRKQELISGFQVHETDTGSADVQIAMLTERINRLSQHLQANKKDHSSRRGLLKMIGERKRLLNYIQKNNSDKYQSLISRLGIRG; from the coding sequence ATGGCTCTGACGCAACTGCGCAAACAGGAACTGATCTCTGGATTCCAAGTACACGAAACTGACACCGGATCTGCCGATGTTCAGATTGCTATGCTCACTGAACGAATTAATCGTCTTAGTCAGCACCTGCAAGCAAACAAGAAAGACCACTCATCTCGTAGAGGACTATTAAAGATGATTGGCGAACGTAAAAGACTTTTGAATTATATCCAAAAGAACAACTCGGATAAATATCAATCCCTGATTTCACGTCTTGGTATTCGTGGTTAG
- a CDS encoding PAM68 family protein yields the protein MSAQESEPSRLPFEPNKKRQKPSKVSTKPVVKTEESPQKLPNQPPFTKEEMAIPQVVSQRMIRRVATFSGIPTGLGISTLVVSYLLVSYAHIQLPPIAVLLVNMGLFGLGVLGITYGVLSASWDEDNPGTLLGVGEFGTNWSRMVEVWRETRKKKV from the coding sequence ATGTCTGCTCAAGAATCAGAACCCAGTCGTCTACCATTTGAACCAAACAAAAAGCGTCAAAAACCTTCAAAAGTGTCTACCAAACCGGTAGTTAAGACAGAGGAATCGCCACAAAAATTGCCGAACCAACCCCCCTTTACTAAAGAGGAGATGGCGATTCCCCAAGTAGTAAGCCAAAGAATGATCCGCAGAGTGGCAACCTTTTCTGGCATACCTACAGGTTTAGGTATTAGCACACTGGTGGTCAGCTATTTGTTGGTTAGTTATGCTCACATTCAACTACCCCCCATTGCGGTGTTACTGGTAAATATGGGACTGTTCGGGTTGGGAGTGTTGGGAATAACTTACGGTGTGCTTTCTGCTTCCTGGGATGAAGATAATCCGGGTACTTTACTGGGTGTAGGTGAATTTGGCACCAATTGGAGTAGAATGGTTGAAGTCTGGCGCGAAACTCGAAAAAAGAAGGTCTGA
- the aroF gene encoding 3-deoxy-7-phosphoheptulonate synthase, giving the protein MIIVMKVGSPKVEIDRLSSDLTGWGLTPEKIIGKHKVVIGLVGETADLDPLQIQELSPWIEQVLRVEVPYKRASRQFRHGEASEVVVTTPNGNVVFGEHHPIVVVAGPCSVENEAMIVETALRVKVGGAKFLRGGAYKPRTSPYAFQGHGESALELLAKAREVSGLGIITEVMDGADLEKIAQVADVIQVGARNMQNFSLLKQVGAQSKPVLLKRGMAATIEDWLMAAEYILAAGNPNVILCERGIRTFDRQYTRNTLDLSVVPVLRKLTHLPIMIDPSHGVGWAEFVPSMAMAAIAAGTDSLMIEVHPNPAKALSDGPQSITPDRFDQLMQELSVIGQAVGRWHQPVLSPV; this is encoded by the coding sequence ATGATCATTGTCATGAAAGTAGGTTCCCCAAAGGTGGAAATAGACCGTTTAAGTTCAGATTTAACTGGATGGGGTTTAACACCGGAAAAAATCATTGGTAAACACAAGGTAGTAATAGGTCTAGTAGGAGAAACAGCAGATTTAGACCCATTACAAATTCAAGAACTTAGTCCATGGATAGAACAGGTTTTAAGGGTAGAAGTACCTTATAAAAGAGCTAGTAGGCAATTTCGTCATGGTGAAGCTTCAGAAGTAGTAGTCACCACTCCCAATGGAAATGTGGTGTTTGGCGAACATCATCCTATAGTGGTGGTAGCAGGACCATGTTCTGTGGAAAATGAAGCTATGATTGTGGAAACCGCCTTGAGAGTGAAAGTTGGCGGTGCCAAGTTTTTGCGGGGTGGAGCATATAAACCCCGCACCTCACCATATGCTTTTCAAGGACATGGTGAAAGTGCTTTAGAGTTGTTGGCAAAAGCACGGGAGGTCAGTGGACTAGGAATCATTACTGAGGTAATGGATGGTGCGGATTTGGAGAAAATCGCCCAAGTTGCTGATGTGATTCAGGTTGGGGCCAGAAATATGCAGAATTTCTCCTTACTCAAACAAGTGGGAGCCCAGTCAAAGCCAGTGTTATTAAAACGCGGTATGGCCGCAACCATTGAAGACTGGCTCATGGCCGCCGAGTATATATTGGCAGCGGGTAACCCTAATGTAATCTTGTGTGAGCGAGGAATTAGAACCTTTGATCGTCAATATACACGGAACACTCTGGATTTATCCGTAGTCCCAGTATTAAGAAAACTCACCCATCTACCAATAATGATTGATCCCAGCCATGGTGTGGGTTGGGCAGAATTTGTGCCTTCTATGGCTATGGCAGCAATTGCTGCTGGTACTGATTCCTTAATGATAGAAGTCCATCCTAACCCAGCTAAGGCTCTTTCCGATGGACCTCAATCCATTACACCAGATAGGTTCGACCAGTTAATGCAAGAACTTTCCGTAATTGGTCAAGCTGTGGGCCGTTGGCATCAGCCAGTTCTTTCACCAGTTTAA